The Virgibacillus dokdonensis genome includes a window with the following:
- a CDS encoding efflux RND transporter periplasmic adaptor subunit, whose amino-acid sequence MKKIIIVGTVVWMILLLAACNQEETKEEKEKRVVPVETEEVKEGSIEIEKSIYGRTRPSVSSPVMLQASGKIDELKVNNGDQVEENEVIATIISQAGSQSIRAPKDGKLVQLTANEGEMVSQEEPLAIVADFHPLTVELSVTASDRKLLEEDDELPIHIEGKEWTATITSVGSVPNDTGLYPIEAEIDNEDSELLPGMTAQLIVKETTIKDAIVVPTSAVEEQGGESFVYIVKDKQAKRVDVSVEESQTEETAIEGDVKSGDQVIVKGQLSLKDGSQVKVAKGE is encoded by the coding sequence GTGAAGAAGATTATAATTGTTGGAACGGTTGTATGGATGATTCTTTTATTAGCTGCATGTAATCAAGAAGAAACAAAAGAGGAAAAGGAAAAGCGCGTAGTACCTGTGGAAACAGAAGAGGTGAAGGAAGGTTCTATTGAAATTGAAAAAAGTATTTATGGCAGAACGCGTCCCTCTGTTTCCAGTCCCGTGATGTTGCAAGCCTCAGGAAAAATTGATGAGTTAAAGGTTAACAATGGAGACCAGGTGGAGGAAAATGAGGTTATTGCCACGATCATTTCACAAGCTGGAAGCCAAAGTATTCGTGCACCTAAAGATGGCAAGCTTGTTCAACTAACCGCAAATGAGGGAGAAATGGTGTCTCAAGAAGAACCTCTAGCGATTGTTGCAGATTTTCATCCTTTAACAGTGGAATTGTCTGTAACAGCAAGTGATCGTAAACTATTGGAAGAAGATGATGAGCTACCTATCCATATAGAAGGAAAAGAATGGACAGCAACGATTACTTCTGTTGGTTCCGTTCCAAATGATACAGGGCTTTATCCTATAGAAGCGGAGATCGATAATGAAGATTCGGAGCTATTACCAGGCATGACCGCTCAGTTAATTGTAAAGGAAACGACAATAAAAGATGCTATCGTAGTTCCAACCAGTGCTGTGGAAGAACAAGGCGGTGAATCGTTTGTCTATATTGTAAAAGATAAGCAAGCAAAGCGTGTGGACGTTTCTGTGGAAGAATCACAAACAGAAGAAACGGCAATTGAAGGCGACGTGAAATCTGGCGATCAAGTTATCGTAAAAGGACAACTATCGTTAAAGGATGGAAGCCAGGTTAAAGTTGCGAAAGGGGAGTAA